A genome region from Solirubrobacter pauli includes the following:
- the purN gene encoding phosphoribosylglycinamide formyltransferase, whose protein sequence is MTDRFRVGVLASGTGSNLQAILDRVHGREADVVAVGSDKPGARALARAEALGIATATFPGADFPDREARDTAMAQWLRSEGVELVVLAGYMQIVTPTFLAAFPQRVINVHPALLPAFPGIRAVEQALAYGVKVFGVTVHFVDEGVDSGPVILQRALELPDVTDADEIRARLHPVEHDLLTSAVALIARGAVRPDPEHPRRISVEVQ, encoded by the coding sequence ATGACCGACCGCTTCCGCGTCGGGGTCCTCGCGTCGGGCACCGGCTCCAACCTCCAGGCCATCCTCGACCGCGTGCACGGCCGCGAGGCCGACGTCGTCGCCGTCGGCTCGGACAAGCCGGGCGCGCGGGCCCTGGCGCGCGCGGAGGCGCTCGGGATCGCGACGGCCACCTTCCCGGGAGCCGACTTCCCGGACCGCGAGGCGCGGGACACGGCGATGGCGCAGTGGCTGCGCTCGGAGGGCGTGGAGCTCGTCGTCCTCGCCGGCTACATGCAGATCGTCACGCCCACGTTCCTCGCCGCGTTCCCGCAGCGGGTCATCAACGTCCACCCGGCGCTGCTGCCGGCGTTCCCGGGCATCCGCGCGGTCGAGCAGGCCCTGGCGTACGGCGTGAAGGTGTTCGGCGTCACCGTCCACTTCGTCGACGAGGGCGTGGATTCCGGGCCTGTCATCCTGCAACGCGCGCTCGAGCTGCCGGACGTGACGGACGCGGACGAGATCCGCGCCCGGCTCCATCCGGTCGAGCACGACCTGCTGACGTCCGCGGTCGCCCTGATCGCCCGCGGCGCCGTCCGCCCCGATCCTGAACACCCCCGCCGCATCTCAGTCGAGGTTCAATGA
- a CDS encoding RecQ family ATP-dependent DNA helicase, which translates to MSLAWLEDPPPPPQLGFDLGEADGRVPAVPVLSSPDVDSALRDAFGFPGFRPGQREAVVAARDGRDVLVVMPTGSGKSLCYQLPALLRSDLTLVVSPLVSLMQDQVEALEAVAPGRVALVNGQQDAAANRRALDGAISGRVRVLYVAPERFSSPGFLERLREARIGLFVVDEAHCVSQWGHDFRPDYFRLADAARWLGAEAIIASTATATPEVARDIVVRLGLREPVHVATGFDRPNLSFAVVPCARKEAVGERIAAVLGEPDALPAIVYAGTRAECERLSDRLGYELGVEVVAYHAGLPRDVRADVQRRFMDGSAPVVVATNAFGMGVDKADVRTVCHESVPSSIEAYYQEAGRAGRDGRPARALLFSTERDKGLHVFFIERAEIDDDQLKHVARTIVRSAEGSPPRFNLHMNDLAQAEGDEEAVRAIVGYMARAGVVQPAPSGPDRVAGRIVGVWDRATLAACRAATQEGTRQRWRQYRAVWAWVESEGCRRQGILRHFGDRAVLAREGACCDVCDPALVPPVPERLARQSTLAPSADLEGAILQVVAAAQPRVGRGRCVEVLRGARTKGIAKHSYDGLPFYGAYRDRRAEDVLAAIDTLLETGQLRAEGDRFPKLAVA; encoded by the coding sequence ATGTCGCTCGCCTGGCTTGAAGATCCGCCTCCGCCTCCACAGCTCGGGTTCGACCTGGGCGAGGCGGACGGGCGGGTGCCGGCGGTGCCGGTGTTGTCGTCTCCGGACGTGGACTCCGCGCTGCGGGACGCGTTCGGCTTCCCGGGCTTCCGGCCCGGGCAGCGCGAGGCGGTGGTCGCGGCCCGTGACGGCCGGGACGTCCTGGTGGTCATGCCCACCGGCTCGGGCAAGTCGCTCTGCTACCAGCTGCCGGCGCTGCTGCGGTCGGACCTGACGCTGGTCGTGTCGCCGCTGGTCTCGCTGATGCAGGACCAAGTGGAGGCGCTGGAGGCGGTCGCGCCGGGGCGGGTGGCGCTGGTCAATGGCCAGCAGGACGCGGCGGCGAACCGGCGCGCGCTGGACGGGGCGATCTCCGGCCGGGTGCGGGTGCTGTACGTCGCGCCGGAGCGCTTCTCCTCACCCGGCTTCCTCGAGCGCCTGCGGGAGGCGCGGATCGGCCTGTTCGTGGTCGACGAGGCGCACTGCGTGTCCCAATGGGGGCACGACTTCCGGCCCGACTACTTCCGCTTGGCGGACGCCGCGCGCTGGCTCGGCGCCGAGGCGATCATCGCGTCCACCGCCACGGCCACGCCCGAGGTGGCGCGGGACATCGTCGTGCGGCTCGGGCTGCGCGAGCCGGTGCACGTGGCGACGGGGTTCGACCGGCCGAACCTCTCCTTCGCGGTCGTGCCGTGCGCGCGCAAGGAGGCGGTGGGCGAGCGGATCGCCGCCGTGCTGGGTGAGCCGGACGCGCTGCCGGCGATCGTCTACGCCGGAACCCGGGCGGAGTGCGAGCGGCTGTCGGATCGGCTCGGCTACGAGCTGGGCGTGGAGGTGGTCGCCTACCACGCGGGGCTGCCGCGGGACGTGCGCGCGGACGTGCAGCGGCGCTTCATGGACGGCTCGGCGCCCGTGGTGGTCGCCACCAACGCGTTCGGGATGGGCGTGGACAAGGCCGACGTGCGTACGGTCTGCCACGAGTCGGTGCCGTCGTCGATCGAGGCCTACTACCAGGAGGCGGGCCGTGCGGGGCGGGACGGGCGGCCGGCGCGCGCGCTGCTGTTCTCGACCGAACGCGACAAGGGCCTGCACGTGTTCTTCATCGAGCGCGCGGAGATCGACGACGACCAGCTCAAGCACGTCGCACGGACGATCGTGCGGTCGGCGGAAGGGTCGCCGCCGCGCTTCAACCTGCACATGAACGACCTGGCACAGGCCGAGGGCGACGAGGAGGCGGTCCGGGCGATCGTCGGCTACATGGCGCGGGCCGGCGTGGTCCAGCCGGCGCCGTCGGGGCCGGACCGGGTCGCGGGCCGGATCGTCGGCGTCTGGGACCGCGCCACGCTGGCCGCGTGCCGCGCGGCGACGCAGGAGGGCACGCGGCAGCGCTGGCGCCAGTACCGCGCCGTGTGGGCGTGGGTCGAGAGCGAGGGCTGCCGGCGGCAGGGCATCCTGCGCCACTTCGGCGACCGGGCGGTGCTGGCGCGGGAGGGCGCGTGCTGCGACGTGTGCGATCCGGCGCTCGTCCCGCCCGTCCCGGAGCGGCTGGCGCGGCAGTCGACGCTCGCGCCGTCGGCCGACCTCGAAGGCGCGATCCTGCAGGTGGTCGCGGCGGCGCAGCCGCGGGTCGGGCGCGGGCGCTGCGTCGAGGTGCTGCGCGGCGCGCGCACGAAGGGCATCGCCAAGCACTCCTACGACGGCCTGCCGTTCTACGGGGCGTATCGGGACCGGCGCGCGGAGGATGTGCTGGCAGCGATAGACACGCTGCTGGAGACCGGGCAGCTACGCGCGGAGGGCGACCGCTTCCCCAAGCTGGCGGTCGCGTGA
- the purF gene encoding amidophosphoribosyltransferase, translating into MPASESFLDDRDGPRDECGVFGIVAPGREVSRLTYFALYALQHRGQESAGIATQQGGHIMAMRDQGLVNQVFDESKLRALQGDMALGHVRYSTTGANSWENTQPVWRSDKREIALAHNGNLVNVVELHTELRQAGVTFRSTSDSEIIAALLSTHEADTIEDAVVDVLQRVEGAYSTVVMTKDRVVAFRDPLGLRPLSLGMIGDTYCVASESCAFDIIGAKFLRDVQPGEVVSITEKGLQTRQAVESPRSALCVFEHIYFARPDSRLGGRVIQVSRGRMGEILAREAPVEADLVIPVPDSGGPAARGFARASGLPQDDGLIKNRYVARTFIQPGQELRKHGLRLKFNPLPEVVAGKRIVVVDDSIVRGNTTRQIVQMLRDAGATEVHMRISAPPIKHPCHYGIDMSTREEMIAHNRTEAEVAAELGADSLAYLSLEGVYEAIDGEREAHCDACFSGVYPLVGESAKDAFEHALPLVRS; encoded by the coding sequence GTGCCTGCCTCTGAATCTTTCTTGGATGACCGTGATGGCCCGCGCGATGAGTGTGGCGTCTTCGGAATCGTTGCGCCAGGCCGCGAAGTCTCGCGCCTGACGTACTTCGCGCTGTACGCGTTGCAGCACCGCGGGCAGGAATCTGCCGGCATCGCGACGCAGCAGGGTGGCCACATCATGGCCATGCGCGACCAGGGCCTGGTCAATCAGGTGTTCGACGAGTCCAAGCTGCGCGCCCTGCAGGGCGACATGGCGCTCGGCCACGTCCGCTACTCGACCACGGGCGCGAACTCGTGGGAGAACACGCAGCCCGTCTGGCGCTCGGACAAGCGCGAGATCGCGCTGGCGCACAACGGCAACCTGGTCAACGTCGTCGAGCTGCACACGGAGCTGCGCCAGGCCGGCGTCACGTTCCGCTCGACGTCGGACTCCGAGATCATCGCCGCGCTGCTGTCCACGCACGAGGCCGACACGATCGAGGACGCCGTCGTCGACGTGCTCCAGCGCGTCGAGGGCGCCTACTCGACCGTCGTGATGACCAAGGACCGCGTGGTCGCCTTCCGTGACCCGCTCGGCCTGCGCCCGCTGTCGCTCGGCATGATCGGCGACACGTACTGCGTGGCCTCCGAGTCGTGCGCGTTCGACATCATCGGCGCGAAGTTCCTGCGTGACGTCCAGCCGGGCGAGGTCGTCTCGATCACCGAGAAGGGCCTCCAGACGCGCCAGGCGGTCGAGTCGCCGCGGTCGGCGCTGTGCGTCTTCGAGCACATCTACTTCGCCCGCCCGGACTCGCGTCTGGGCGGCCGGGTCATCCAGGTCTCCCGCGGTCGGATGGGCGAGATCCTCGCCCGCGAAGCGCCGGTCGAGGCCGACCTGGTGATCCCCGTGCCGGACTCGGGCGGGCCCGCGGCCCGCGGCTTCGCGCGCGCCTCCGGCCTCCCGCAGGACGACGGCCTGATCAAGAACCGCTACGTCGCCCGCACCTTCATCCAGCCCGGCCAGGAGCTGCGCAAGCACGGCCTGCGGCTGAAGTTCAACCCGCTGCCCGAGGTGGTCGCGGGCAAGCGCATCGTCGTCGTGGACGACTCGATCGTGCGCGGCAACACGACGCGGCAGATCGTCCAGATGTTGCGTGACGCGGGCGCCACCGAGGTGCACATGCGCATCTCCGCGCCGCCGATCAAGCACCCGTGCCACTACGGCATCGACATGTCGACGCGCGAGGAGATGATCGCCCACAACCGCACGGAGGCCGAGGTGGCCGCCGAGCTGGGCGCCGACTCGCTCGCGTACCTGTCGCTGGAAGGCGTGTACGAGGCGATCGACGGAGAGCGCGAGGCGCACTGCGACGCCTGCTTCTCCGGCGTCTACCCGCTCGTGGGGGAGTCCGCCAAGGACGCCTTCGAGCACGCGCTGCCGCTCGTTCGTAGCTAG